A section of the Streptomyces sp. SCL15-4 genome encodes:
- a CDS encoding NlpC/P60 family protein, whose amino-acid sequence MGSHRRLALSGFDRGAAALCVLSAALGAVPAHAAPGAGDRAEVDRLYAEAEKATQAYDKAEERAGELRRRLGATQDHLARQQQRVNDLREQLGSLAGAQYRSGGIDPAVALLFSAEPEEYLEKAATLDRIGARQAGRLTELRAVLRELAQERAEAAGTLAELERSRRAVAAHKRTVERKLARARQLLKAMPARERAAYDRASRGTRADLPVPAAAADGRAAAALAAARTALGRPYVWGANGPAGFDCSGLTQWAYAHAGIQLPRTSQEQRFAGRRVPLSQARPGDLVVYRSDASHVALYAGHGQVIHAPYPGAPVRYDPVGMMPVSSVTRP is encoded by the coding sequence GTGGGGTCCCATCGCCGCCTTGCCCTGTCCGGATTCGACCGGGGTGCCGCCGCCCTGTGCGTGCTGTCGGCCGCGCTCGGCGCCGTACCGGCACACGCCGCGCCCGGGGCCGGTGACCGCGCCGAGGTGGACCGGCTGTACGCGGAGGCCGAGAAGGCGACCCAGGCCTACGACAAGGCCGAGGAGCGCGCCGGTGAGCTGCGCCGGCGGCTCGGCGCCACCCAGGACCACCTGGCCCGGCAGCAGCAGCGCGTCAACGACCTGCGCGAACAGCTCGGTTCGCTGGCCGGCGCCCAGTACCGGTCCGGCGGCATCGACCCGGCCGTCGCCCTGCTGTTCTCCGCCGAGCCCGAGGAGTACCTGGAGAAGGCGGCCACGCTCGACCGCATCGGCGCCCGGCAGGCCGGACGCCTCACGGAGCTGCGGGCCGTGCTGCGCGAACTCGCCCAGGAGCGCGCGGAGGCCGCCGGGACCCTCGCCGAACTGGAGCGCAGCCGCCGGGCCGTGGCCGCCCACAAGCGGACCGTGGAACGCAAGCTCGCCCGGGCCCGGCAGCTGCTCAAGGCCATGCCCGCCCGGGAACGCGCCGCCTACGACCGGGCCTCCCGCGGCACCCGCGCGGACCTGCCCGTCCCGGCCGCCGCCGCCGACGGCCGGGCCGCCGCCGCCCTGGCCGCCGCCCGCACCGCCCTCGGCCGCCCCTATGTGTGGGGCGCCAACGGCCCCGCCGGCTTCGACTGTTCGGGCCTGACGCAGTGGGCGTACGCGCACGCCGGCATCCAGCTGCCGCGCACCTCCCAGGAGCAGCGCTTCGCCGGCCGCCGGGTCCCGCTCTCCCAGGCCCGCCCCGGCGACCTGGTCGTCTACCGCTCCGACGCCAGCCACGTGGCGCTGTACGCGGGCCACGGCCAGGTCATCCACGCCCCCTATCCCGGCGCTCCGGTGCGCTACGACCCGGTCGGCATGATGCCGGTCTCCTCGGTCACCCGGCCCTGA
- a CDS encoding SRPBCC family protein, which translates to MAEHTSSSITIEAAPADVMAVIADFARYPDWTGEVKEAEVLSADEHGRAEQVRLVMDAGAIKDDQTLAYTWHGGHEVSWSLVKSQMLRSLDGSYLLKPAGANATEVTYRLTVDVKIPMLGMIKRKAEKVVIDRALAGLKERVESLGK; encoded by the coding sequence ATGGCGGAACACACCAGTTCGAGCATCACGATCGAGGCGGCTCCCGCCGACGTCATGGCGGTGATCGCCGACTTCGCGCGCTACCCGGACTGGACCGGCGAGGTGAAGGAGGCCGAGGTCCTCTCCGCCGACGAGCACGGCCGCGCCGAGCAGGTCCGCCTCGTCATGGACGCCGGCGCCATCAAGGACGACCAGACCCTCGCCTACACCTGGCACGGCGGCCACGAGGTCTCCTGGAGCCTGGTGAAGTCCCAGATGCTCCGCTCCCTGGACGGCTCCTACCTGCTGAAGCCGGCCGGCGCGAACGCCACCGAGGTCACCTACCGGCTCACCGTCGACGTCAAGATCCCCATGCTGGGCATGATCAAGCGCAAGGCGGAGAAGGTCGTCATCGACCGCGCGCTGGCGGGCCTGAAGGAGCGGGTCGAGTCGCTGGGGAAGTAG
- a CDS encoding glycosyltransferase family 4 protein, with product MRKTLIVTNDFPPRPGGIQAFLHNMALRLDPDRLVVYASTWKRGREGAEATAAFDAEQPFTVVRDRATMLLPTPGATRRAAGLLREHGCTAVWFGAAAPLGLMAPALRGAGAERLVATTHGHEAGWAQLPAARRLLRRIGQSTDTLTYLGEYTRSRIAAALTPDAAARMVRLPPGVDEKTFHPGSGGDEVRARLGLADRPVVVCVSRLVPRKGQDTLIRAMPRILAAEPDTALLIVGGGPYERDLRRLAEETGVAGSVRFTGAVPWSELPAHYGAGDVFAMPCRTRRGGLDVEGLGIVYLEASATGLPVVAGDSGGAPDAVLDGETGWVVRGGEPAETADRVVTLLQDPGLRRRMGERGRRWVEEKWRWDLLAENLRTLLE from the coding sequence ATGCGAAAGACCCTGATCGTCACCAACGACTTCCCGCCCCGGCCGGGCGGCATCCAGGCCTTCCTGCACAACATGGCCCTGCGCCTGGACCCGGACCGGCTGGTCGTCTACGCCTCCACCTGGAAGCGCGGCCGGGAGGGCGCGGAGGCCACCGCCGCCTTCGACGCCGAGCAGCCCTTCACCGTCGTCCGCGACCGCGCCACCATGCTGCTGCCGACCCCGGGGGCCACCCGGCGGGCGGCCGGGCTGCTGCGCGAGCACGGCTGCACCGCGGTGTGGTTCGGCGCGGCGGCCCCGCTCGGCCTCATGGCGCCCGCGCTGCGCGGGGCCGGCGCCGAGCGGCTGGTGGCCACCACCCACGGACACGAGGCCGGCTGGGCCCAGCTGCCCGCCGCCCGGCGGCTGCTGCGCCGGATCGGACAGTCCACGGACACGCTCACCTACCTCGGCGAGTACACCCGCTCCCGGATCGCCGCCGCCCTCACCCCGGATGCCGCCGCGCGGATGGTGCGACTGCCGCCGGGGGTCGACGAGAAGACCTTCCATCCCGGCTCCGGCGGCGACGAGGTCCGCGCGCGGCTCGGCCTCGCCGACCGGCCGGTCGTGGTCTGCGTCTCCCGGCTGGTGCCGCGCAAGGGGCAGGACACCCTGATCCGGGCCATGCCGCGGATCCTCGCCGCCGAACCGGACACCGCCTTGCTGATCGTCGGCGGCGGTCCCTACGAACGGGACCTGCGCCGCCTCGCCGAGGAGACCGGCGTGGCCGGCTCGGTCCGCTTCACCGGCGCCGTGCCCTGGTCGGAGCTGCCCGCGCACTACGGCGCCGGCGACGTGTTCGCCATGCCCTGCCGCACCCGGCGCGGCGGCCTGGACGTGGAGGGCCTCGGCATCGTCTACCTGGAGGCCTCCGCGACCGGACTGCCGGTCGTCGCGGGCGACTCGGGCGGCGCGCCCGACGCGGTCCTGGACGGCGAGACCGGCTGGGTGGTCAGGGGCGGCGAGCCCGCCGAGACCGCCGACCGCGTCGTGACCCTCCTCCAGGACCCCGGGCTGCGACGGCGGATGGGCGAGCGGGGCCGCCGGTGGGTGGAGGAGAAGTGGCGCTGGGACCTGCTGGCGGAGAACTTGAGGACACTGCTGGAGTGA
- a CDS encoding AMP-dependent synthetase/ligase encodes MREFSLPALYEVPADGNLTDIVRRNAAQHPDVAVIARKSDGVWQDVTAREFLAEVRTAAKGLIAAGVQPGDRVGLMSRTRYEWTLLDFAIWSAGAVTVPVYETSSPEQVRWILSDSGATACVVELDNHAAAVESVRESLPALKHVWQIEAGGVAELGRLGQGVSDETVEERGSLARADDPATIVYTSGTTGRPKGCVLTHRSFFAECGNVVERLRPLFRTGECSVLLFLPLAHVFGRLVQVAPMMAPIKLGCVPDIKNLTDELAAFRPTLILGVPRVFEKVYNAARAKAQADGKGKIFDRAADTAIAYSKALDTASGPSLGLKLRHKLFDKLVYGKLRAVLGGRGEYAISGGAPLGERLGHFFRGIGFTVLEGYGLTESCAATAFNPWDRQKIGTVGQPLPGSVVRIADDGEVLLHGEHLFKEYWNNPGATAEALADGWFHTGDIGTLDEDGYLRITGRKKEIIVTAGGKNVAPAVIEDRIRAHALVAECMVVGDGRPFVGALVTVDEEFLGRWAAEHGKPAGSTAASLKDDPDLLAAIQAAVDDGNAAVSKAESVRKFRVLSAQFSEESGHLTPSLKLKRNVVAKDYAAEIEAIYAK; translated from the coding sequence TTGCGCGAGTTCAGCCTTCCGGCTTTGTACGAGGTCCCCGCGGACGGAAATCTGACCGATATCGTTCGCAGAAACGCCGCGCAGCACCCCGACGTCGCCGTCATCGCCCGCAAGTCGGACGGTGTCTGGCAGGACGTGACCGCACGGGAGTTCCTGGCCGAGGTGCGCACCGCCGCCAAGGGTCTGATCGCCGCCGGGGTGCAGCCGGGCGACCGGGTGGGCCTGATGTCCCGGACCCGCTACGAGTGGACGCTGCTGGACTTCGCGATCTGGAGCGCGGGCGCCGTCACCGTGCCGGTGTACGAGACGAGTTCCCCGGAGCAGGTGCGCTGGATCCTGTCCGACTCGGGCGCGACGGCCTGCGTGGTGGAGCTGGACAATCACGCGGCGGCCGTGGAGTCGGTGCGCGAGTCGCTGCCCGCGCTGAAGCACGTCTGGCAGATCGAGGCCGGGGGCGTGGCGGAGCTGGGCCGGCTCGGACAGGGCGTGTCCGACGAGACGGTGGAGGAGCGCGGCTCGCTCGCCCGGGCCGACGACCCGGCGACCATCGTGTACACGAGCGGCACCACCGGGCGGCCGAAGGGCTGTGTGCTGACCCACCGCAGCTTCTTCGCCGAGTGCGGGAACGTGGTGGAGCGGCTGCGTCCGCTGTTCCGCACCGGCGAGTGCTCCGTGCTGCTCTTCCTGCCCCTCGCCCATGTCTTCGGGCGGCTGGTGCAGGTGGCGCCGATGATGGCGCCGATCAAGCTCGGCTGCGTCCCGGACATCAAGAACCTCACCGACGAACTCGCCGCGTTCCGGCCTACGCTGATCCTCGGTGTGCCGCGGGTCTTCGAGAAGGTGTACAACGCGGCGCGCGCCAAGGCGCAGGCGGACGGCAAGGGGAAGATCTTCGACAGGGCGGCGGACACCGCGATCGCCTACAGCAAGGCGCTGGACACCGCCTCCGGACCGTCGCTCGGCCTGAAGCTCCGGCACAAGCTCTTCGACAAGCTGGTCTACGGCAAGCTGCGCGCGGTCCTCGGCGGCCGGGGCGAGTACGCCATCTCCGGCGGGGCCCCGCTCGGCGAGCGGCTCGGCCACTTCTTCCGGGGCATCGGCTTCACGGTGCTGGAGGGGTACGGCCTGACCGAGTCCTGTGCGGCGACCGCGTTCAACCCGTGGGACCGGCAGAAGATCGGCACGGTCGGGCAGCCGCTGCCCGGCTCGGTGGTGCGGATCGCGGACGACGGCGAGGTGCTGCTGCACGGCGAGCACCTGTTCAAGGAGTACTGGAACAACCCGGGCGCCACGGCGGAGGCGCTGGCCGACGGCTGGTTCCACACCGGTGACATCGGCACCCTGGACGAGGACGGCTATCTGCGGATCACCGGCCGGAAGAAGGAGATCATCGTCACGGCGGGCGGCAAGAACGTGGCGCCGGCCGTGATCGAGGACCGGATCCGGGCGCACGCGCTGGTCGCGGAGTGCATGGTGGTGGGCGACGGGCGGCCGTTCGTGGGCGCGCTGGTCACCGTCGACGAGGAGTTCCTGGGCCGTTGGGCCGCCGAGCACGGCAAGCCGGCGGGCTCCACGGCGGCGTCCCTGAAGGACGACCCGGACCTGCTCGCGGCGATCCAGGCGGCCGTGGACGACGGCAACGCCGCGGTGTCCAAGGCGGAGTCGGTGCGCAAGTTCCGGGTGCTGTCCGCCCAGTTCTCGGAGGAGTCGGGGCACCTGACGCCGTCGCTGAAGCTGAAGCGGAACGTGGTGGCGAAGGACTACGCGGCCGAGATCGAGGCGATCTACGCCAAGTGA
- a CDS encoding C40 family peptidase gives MASHRRPKQPSRTRVTVLTTAAAAAVALSANAANAAPSEKLSKDEVKAKVDKLYEQAEQATEKYNGAKEKQQKLQKEISTIQDNVARGQEELNKLRDGLGSLATAQYRSGGIDASVQLFLSSDPDDYLDKASTLDQLSSQQVDALKKIQDKQRELAQERAEATEKLKDLSATRTELGNKKKEVQGKLGEAQRLLNTLTAKEKQQLAEEEQKRAKAGQERANRSTGSERPDLGDAPPASGRAQAAFSAAQTRLGSPYVYGATGPSSFDCSGLTSWAYAQAGVSIPRTSEAQSQIGTRITSVNDLKVGDLVFFFNDLHHVGLYAGNGQVLHAPRTGTVVRYESMSTIGGPFMWGVRV, from the coding sequence GTGGCGTCCCACCGTCGACCCAAGCAGCCGAGTCGCACCCGCGTGACCGTGCTGACCACCGCAGCCGCCGCTGCCGTCGCGCTCAGCGCGAACGCCGCCAACGCCGCCCCCAGCGAGAAGCTGAGCAAGGACGAGGTGAAGGCGAAGGTCGACAAGCTCTACGAGCAGGCCGAGCAGGCGACCGAGAAGTACAACGGCGCCAAGGAGAAGCAGCAGAAGCTGCAGAAGGAAATCTCCACCATCCAGGACAACGTCGCCCGCGGCCAGGAGGAGCTCAACAAGCTGCGCGACGGCCTCGGTTCGCTGGCCACCGCCCAGTACCGCTCCGGCGGCATCGACGCCTCGGTCCAGCTGTTCCTGTCCTCCGACCCGGACGACTACCTCGACAAGGCGTCCACGCTGGACCAGTTGAGCAGCCAGCAGGTCGACGCGCTGAAGAAGATCCAGGACAAGCAGCGCGAACTGGCCCAGGAGCGGGCCGAGGCCACCGAGAAGCTCAAGGACCTCTCCGCCACCCGCACCGAACTGGGCAACAAGAAGAAGGAAGTCCAGGGCAAGCTCGGCGAGGCCCAGCGGCTGCTGAACACCCTGACCGCCAAGGAGAAGCAGCAGCTCGCCGAGGAGGAGCAGAAGCGCGCCAAGGCAGGGCAGGAGCGCGCCAACCGCTCCACCGGCAGCGAGCGTCCCGACCTCGGCGACGCCCCGCCCGCCTCCGGCCGGGCCCAGGCGGCCTTCTCCGCCGCCCAGACCAGGCTCGGCTCGCCGTACGTCTACGGCGCCACCGGCCCGTCCTCCTTCGACTGCTCGGGCCTGACCTCCTGGGCCTACGCCCAGGCCGGCGTCTCCATCCCGCGCACCTCCGAGGCCCAGTCCCAGATCGGCACGAGGATCACCTCGGTCAACGATCTGAAGGTCGGCGACCTGGTCTTCTTCTTCAACGACCTGCACCACGTCGGCCTGTACGCGGGCAACGGCCAGGTCCTGCACGCCCCGCGCACCGGCACGGTCGTGCGGTACGAGTCCATGAGCACCATCGGCGGCCCGTTCATGTGGGGCGTCCGCGTCTGA
- a CDS encoding ROK family glucokinase: MGLTIGVDIGGTKIAAGVVDEEGNILSTFKVPTPTTPEAIVDAIASAVEGARAGHEIVGVGIGAAGYVNRQRSTVYFAPNIDWRNEPLKEKVEARTDLPVVVENDANAAAWGEYRFGAGKGHRNVICITLGTGLGGGIIIGNKLRRGHFGVAAEFGHIRMVPDGLLCGCGSQGCWEQYASGRALVRYAKQRANATPERAEVLLALGDGTPDGIEGKHISMAARQGCPVAVDSYRELARWAGAGLADLASLFDPSAFIVGGGLSDEGDLVLDPIRKSYKRWLVGGNWRPVADVIAAQLGNKAGMVGAADLAREPDPVM, encoded by the coding sequence ATGGGACTCACCATCGGCGTCGACATCGGCGGCACGAAGATCGCGGCCGGCGTGGTCGACGAGGAAGGCAACATCCTCTCGACCTTCAAGGTGCCGACCCCCACCACACCCGAGGCCATCGTGGACGCCATCGCCTCGGCGGTGGAGGGCGCGCGGGCCGGGCACGAGATCGTCGGCGTGGGCATCGGCGCGGCCGGTTACGTCAACCGCCAGCGCTCCACGGTGTACTTCGCGCCGAACATCGACTGGCGCAACGAACCGCTCAAGGAAAAGGTCGAGGCCCGCACGGACCTGCCGGTCGTGGTCGAGAACGACGCCAACGCCGCCGCCTGGGGCGAGTACAGGTTCGGCGCGGGCAAGGGCCACCGCAACGTCATCTGCATCACGCTCGGCACCGGCCTCGGCGGCGGCATCATCATCGGCAACAAGCTGCGCCGCGGCCACTTCGGCGTGGCCGCGGAATTCGGCCACATCCGGATGGTCCCGGACGGCCTGCTGTGCGGCTGCGGCTCGCAGGGCTGCTGGGAGCAGTACGCCTCCGGCCGCGCCCTGGTCCGCTACGCCAAGCAGCGCGCCAACGCCACCCCCGAGCGCGCCGAGGTCCTCCTCGCGCTCGGCGACGGCACTCCCGACGGCATCGAGGGCAAGCACATCTCCATGGCCGCCCGGCAGGGCTGCCCGGTCGCCGTCGACTCCTACCGCGAGCTGGCCCGCTGGGCCGGCGCCGGCCTCGCCGACCTGGCCTCGCTCTTCGACCCGTCCGCGTTCATCGTCGGCGGCGGCCTCTCCGACGAGGGCGACCTGGTCCTCGACCCGATCCGCAAGTCGTACAAGCGCTGGCTGGTGGGCGGCAACTGGCGCCCGGTGGCCGACGTGATCGCCGCCCAGCTCGGCAACAAGGCCGGCATGGTGGGCGCGGCGGACCTGGCCCGGGAGCCCGACCCCGTCATGTGA
- a CDS encoding glycosyltransferase 87 family protein → METKGAGRSPWWPLAVWGAGRAALLLFVFRVYVFPGPDVTSDVSVIYRGWYEVLRQGTFPLDDVTWQYPPAAALAILSPAALPFLSYAHAFFVLACLCDAVVLALLLYAGRRSGRSARGAWVWVAGVPLLGPTVYARYDLMVTAVAVAALLAGARHPRALGALAALGALVKVWPALLLVGAAGRRAWVSAAVTGAGVALLFTVSMPGAFAFLTFQRDRGTEVESLGALVFHVARHFGWRGEVLLNYGSIEFLGPWVNVVSTAALALTGAAFGWLLLWRLRARRLEGPALADAALTAVLLFTVTSRVISPQYLVWLVGLAAVCLTHRATRMGPPALMVVAASFLTVLEFPLGFSHVVLSDGYGVTLLVLRNGLLVAATLTAARRLWRATVPPGPAAPFPPRPARTTRARVSS, encoded by the coding sequence GTGGAGACGAAGGGTGCCGGACGGTCCCCGTGGTGGCCGCTCGCGGTCTGGGGCGCCGGCCGCGCGGCGCTGCTGCTGTTCGTGTTCCGGGTGTACGTCTTCCCGGGCCCGGACGTCACCTCGGACGTGTCGGTGATCTACCGCGGCTGGTACGAGGTGCTGCGCCAAGGAACGTTTCCGCTGGACGACGTGACCTGGCAGTACCCGCCCGCCGCCGCCCTCGCGATCCTCTCCCCCGCCGCCCTGCCCTTCCTGTCGTACGCGCACGCCTTCTTCGTGCTGGCGTGCCTGTGCGACGCCGTGGTGCTGGCGCTGCTGCTGTACGCGGGCCGGCGGTCCGGCCGGTCCGCGCGCGGGGCGTGGGTGTGGGTGGCGGGCGTACCGCTGCTCGGGCCGACGGTGTACGCGCGCTACGACCTGATGGTGACCGCGGTGGCCGTGGCGGCGCTGCTGGCGGGGGCCCGGCACCCGCGGGCGCTGGGCGCGCTGGCGGCGCTCGGGGCGCTGGTGAAGGTGTGGCCGGCGCTGCTGCTGGTCGGCGCCGCCGGGCGGCGGGCGTGGGTGTCGGCGGCGGTGACCGGGGCGGGCGTCGCGCTGCTGTTCACGGTGTCGATGCCGGGCGCCTTCGCGTTCCTGACCTTCCAGCGGGACCGGGGCACCGAGGTGGAGTCGCTGGGCGCCCTGGTCTTCCATGTGGCCCGGCACTTCGGCTGGCGGGGCGAGGTGCTGCTGAACTACGGCTCGATCGAGTTCCTGGGCCCGTGGGTGAACGTGGTGAGCACGGCCGCGCTGGCGCTGACCGGGGCCGCGTTCGGCTGGCTGCTGCTGTGGCGGCTGCGCGCGAGGCGCCTGGAGGGGCCCGCCCTCGCCGACGCGGCCCTGACGGCGGTGCTGCTGTTCACGGTGACCAGCCGGGTGATCAGCCCGCAGTACCTGGTGTGGCTGGTGGGCCTGGCCGCCGTCTGCCTGACGCACCGGGCGACCCGGATGGGGCCGCCCGCGCTGATGGTCGTAGCGGCGTCGTTCCTGACGGTCCTGGAGTTCCCGCTCGGCTTCTCGCACGTGGTGCTGAGCGACGGCTACGGTGTCACGCTGCTGGTGCTGCGCAACGGCCTGCTGGTCGCGGCCACGCTCACCGCCGCCCGCCGGCTGTGGCGCGCGACCGTCCCGCCCGGACCGGCCGCCCCGTTCCCGCCTCGGCCGGCCCGCACCACGCGGGCCCGGGTCTCCTCCTGA
- a CDS encoding DUF5304 domain-containing protein — MSEERPASQPPPERATDADAWATACAEDLAAEQARRRTEHGPPPGSAAEELKKLVDAVADKLSGLQAPLLGGLAGPAAQQAVRQVVQQAKAAVEPVIERNPDVFDHLAAAGGELLAAYRSAVQGQERRWTARTSDPASDRPDRDDGGAGAGPGERIDLD; from the coding sequence ATGAGCGAAGAGCGCCCCGCATCCCAGCCGCCGCCGGAGCGGGCGACCGACGCCGACGCCTGGGCCACGGCCTGTGCCGAGGACCTCGCCGCCGAGCAGGCCCGCCGCCGCACCGAGCACGGCCCGCCCCCGGGCTCGGCCGCCGAGGAGCTGAAGAAGCTGGTCGACGCGGTCGCCGACAAGCTCTCCGGCCTGCAGGCGCCGCTGCTCGGCGGCCTCGCCGGACCGGCCGCCCAGCAGGCCGTGCGCCAGGTCGTCCAGCAGGCCAAGGCCGCCGTGGAACCCGTCATAGAGCGCAACCCCGATGTCTTCGATCACCTCGCCGCGGCCGGCGGGGAACTGCTCGCCGCCTACCGCTCCGCCGTCCAGGGCCAGGAGCGGCGCTGGACCGCGCGCACGTCCGACCCCGCGTCCGACCGGCCGGACCGGGACGACGGCGGCGCGGGCGCCGGCCCGGGGGAGCGCATCGACCTGGACTGA
- a CDS encoding metallophosphoesterase family protein: MASTRTGNRRTRVHVVSDVHGNARDLARAGDGADALVCLGDLVLFLDYADHSRGIFPDLFGKENADRIVELRTARRFAEARAFGARLWAGIGTDRAAAIEKAVRRQYDELFAAFPTPTYATYGNVDMPQLWQEYARPGTTVLDGQRVEIGGWTFGFVGGGLRTPMRTPYEIDDEEYAAKIEAVGEVDVLCTHIPPEVPELVYDTVARRFERGSRALLDAIRRTRPRYALFGHVHQPLARRMRIGATECVNVGHFAGSGTPWVLQW; encoded by the coding sequence ATGGCTTCCACACGCACCGGCAACCGGCGGACCCGGGTCCATGTGGTCAGCGATGTGCACGGCAACGCCCGTGACCTGGCCCGGGCCGGTGACGGCGCCGACGCCCTCGTCTGCCTGGGCGACCTCGTCCTCTTCCTCGACTACGCCGACCACTCGCGCGGCATCTTCCCCGACCTGTTCGGCAAGGAGAACGCCGACCGCATCGTCGAGCTGCGCACCGCCCGCCGGTTCGCCGAGGCCCGCGCGTTCGGCGCCCGGCTGTGGGCCGGCATCGGCACCGACCGGGCCGCCGCCATCGAGAAGGCGGTGCGCCGGCAGTACGACGAGCTGTTCGCCGCGTTCCCCACCCCGACGTACGCCACCTACGGCAATGTCGACATGCCGCAGCTCTGGCAGGAGTACGCCCGGCCCGGCACCACGGTCCTCGACGGCCAGCGGGTGGAGATCGGCGGGTGGACCTTCGGCTTCGTCGGCGGCGGCCTGCGCACCCCGATGCGCACTCCGTACGAGATCGACGACGAGGAGTACGCGGCGAAGATCGAGGCCGTCGGCGAGGTCGACGTGCTGTGCACCCACATCCCGCCGGAGGTGCCCGAACTGGTCTACGACACCGTGGCCCGCCGCTTCGAACGGGGCAGCCGGGCCCTGCTGGACGCCATCCGCCGCACCCGGCCCCGGTACGCGCTTTTCGGCCATGTGCACCAGCCGCTCGCGCGCCGGATGCGGATCGGCGCCACCGAGTGCGTGAACGTGGGGCACTTCGCCGGCTCCGGCACCCCCTGGGTGCTTCAGTGGTGA
- a CDS encoding ArsA family ATPase has translation MRTLLITGPGGSGRTTVAAATALASARAGHRTLLLSADRTDTPGAALGTPTGPAPVEAAPRLTVWRPDATEGFRRDLTAFQTRAESVLDLLGAARLDAEEVTPLPGAEELSFLRALRDAALSDRHDLLVVDLPPLPRALALLGLPEELRRYLRRLLPPERQAARALRPVLGRLAGVPMPAEWLYETAARWDVELAAVEAVLADRDTAVRLVAEPGPAGADALRTASLGLALRGLGTEALIANRVLPETASGDWLCGLIAQQHKTLAEWREPYDVHLVPHLGRDPQGGDDLAALAVPAVDPASAPVEWPVTDRIAEDGVLVWHLPLPGAIRDELDLVRRGDELLITTGPFRRIVPLPSALRRCTVAGAGLRDGELRIRFAPDPGLWPAGGR, from the coding sequence ATGCGCACCCTCCTGATCACGGGCCCGGGCGGCAGCGGCCGGACCACCGTCGCCGCGGCCACCGCGCTCGCCTCCGCCCGTGCGGGCCACCGCACCCTCCTGCTGAGCGCCGACCGCACCGACACCCCGGGCGCGGCACTGGGCACCCCGACGGGACCGGCCCCGGTCGAGGCCGCGCCGCGCCTGACCGTCTGGCGTCCGGACGCCACGGAGGGCTTCCGGCGGGACCTCACCGCCTTCCAGACCCGCGCCGAGAGCGTCCTCGACCTGCTCGGTGCCGCCCGCCTCGACGCCGAGGAGGTCACCCCGCTGCCCGGCGCCGAGGAACTGTCCTTCCTGCGCGCCCTGCGGGACGCGGCCCTCTCCGACCGCCACGACCTGCTCGTCGTCGACCTCCCGCCGCTCCCGCGCGCCCTTGCCCTGCTCGGCCTGCCCGAGGAGCTGCGCCGCTATCTGCGCCGCCTGCTGCCGCCCGAACGGCAGGCCGCCCGCGCCCTGCGCCCGGTCCTCGGCCGGCTGGCCGGCGTCCCCATGCCCGCCGAGTGGCTGTACGAGACGGCGGCCCGCTGGGACGTCGAACTGGCCGCCGTCGAAGCCGTCCTCGCCGACCGGGACACCGCCGTCCGCCTGGTCGCCGAGCCCGGCCCGGCCGGCGCCGACGCCCTGCGCACCGCCTCCCTCGGCCTCGCCCTGCGCGGCCTGGGCACCGAGGCACTGATCGCCAACCGCGTCCTGCCCGAGACCGCCTCCGGCGACTGGCTCTGCGGGCTGATCGCCCAGCAGCACAAGACGCTCGCCGAGTGGCGGGAGCCCTACGACGTCCACCTCGTCCCGCACCTCGGCCGCGACCCGCAGGGCGGCGACGACCTCGCCGCGCTCGCCGTGCCCGCCGTCGATCCGGCGTCCGCACCGGTCGAGTGGCCCGTCACCGACCGGATCGCCGAGGACGGCGTGCTCGTCTGGCACCTGCCGCTGCCCGGCGCGATACGGGACGAACTCGACCTCGTCCGGCGCGGCGACGAACTCCTGATCACCACGGGCCCCTTCCGCCGGATCGTTCCGCTGCCCTCCGCGCTGCGCCGCTGCACCGTCGCCGGCGCCGGACTGCGGGACGGCGAGCTGCGCATCCGGTTCGCCCCGGACCCCGGCCTGTGGCCCGCCGGCGGACGGTGA